The segment CACTTGAACCTTATTTAATTGAAGAGCCATGGGTTGGTATGCCACATACAAAAGAAGAAAGTGATCAGCTGCGCGGCTTTGGAACAGATATAGAAAAGTACGTTTCTGAAATGCGAGAGAAATTTATTTCAGGTGCCGAGCCAATGTCAAATTGGGATACCTATGTGAACGAAATTCAAAACATGGGCTTGGAAGACTATATGGAAATTAAAACGACGGCGATTGAAAGACAGTTTGCGGAATAAGTTCACAACAAGGAGAAGTGACAATGAATGTTAGATTTGCAGCCAGGTGCATAAGAGAAAATAGTAGGTTTAATAAAGGAATGAGTATCATGGCTGCAAATTTATTCATGATCTTCTTAAATTTTCTAGCTTCAACAAGGGGGATAATGGGTTGAGGTATTCGAAGCTATTCACTGTAGTGGTCATTTTTGCACTACTTACAGCTTGTAGTGGGGGAGGGCAACAGACTTTTACCGGTCCGACTGATCAAGAGCTGGATAATTTAAATGAGTCAGGCATGCCAATCGTAAATGAGGAAATTACATTAAACTTTTTTGCCGGGCAAGCGCCAGCAACAAACCCAGATTGGAATGATGTATTGATTTTTAATGAGTATGAAGAACGTTCAAATATCAATATTGAGTGGAGAATGGTCCCATCTGATTCAATCGCTGAACAGCGTAATTTAGCTTTTGGCAGTGGGTCATTGCCTGATGCATTCCATAGTTCAGGAATTGGCTTGTCAGACATCTCAAAGTATGGAGAACAAGGCGTACTAATCCCATTAAACGATTTAATTGATGAATATGCGCCGAATTTTAAAAAGATTTTGGATGATTATCCTGTGATTAAAGATGCCATCACGATGCCGGACGGCAATATTTACTCATTTCCGCTCATTAGTGATCCTGACTTTGCCTCTCACCGTATTCAAGCGCGACCGTTTATCAATAAAGTATGGCTTGATGAATTAGGGATGGAAATGCCTGAAACAACTGAGGAATTTTATCAATACTTGACAGCGGTCAAATCTGATTTGGGAGAGATTCCATTTGGTGGACCTTACATTAATACTCTTACACAATATTTATTAGGCTCGTTTGGCTTGGCAAATCGAGGTGGGTCTAATTCTTATATCGATGAAGATCCAGAAACGGGCGAGGTTCGTTTTTACCCTGTTTCCGAAGAGTATAAAGAAATGCTTGAGTATGTACACAAGCTCTATGACGAGAGGTTAATTGAACAGAATATTTTTTCGATTGACCATTATCAGTTTATGACGAATCTCGGTGAAGGGATGTATGGTAGCGTTGTCTGGTTTGCACCGGAGGAAGTTGCTTCAAAGGAAAAAGGGAAAAACTATGTTGGGATGCCTACTTTGGAAGGGCCGGATGGTGACAAGTTGCTCACAAAAGTAGGGGA is part of the Litoribacterium kuwaitense genome and harbors:
- a CDS encoding extracellular solute-binding protein — encoded protein: MRYSKLFTVVVIFALLTACSGGGQQTFTGPTDQELDNLNESGMPIVNEEITLNFFAGQAPATNPDWNDVLIFNEYEERSNINIEWRMVPSDSIAEQRNLAFGSGSLPDAFHSSGIGLSDISKYGEQGVLIPLNDLIDEYAPNFKKILDDYPVIKDAITMPDGNIYSFPLISDPDFASHRIQARPFINKVWLDELGMEMPETTEEFYQYLTAVKSDLGEIPFGGPYINTLTQYLLGSFGLANRGGSNSYIDEDPETGEVRFYPVSEEYKEMLEYVHKLYDERLIEQNIFSIDHYQFMTNLGEGMYGSVVWFAPEEVASKEKGKNYVGMPTLEGPDGDKLLTKVGDPVLNAGAFVITNANEHPASTVRWIDYFYGQEGMKLFFMGVEGKTFEKAEDGSLKFMDHIINSKEGLPFEEEAKKYLTFPGGGFPSMVNKDFFQGVANAPQSLEASEKLEPDMIPDDQIWPTLTHTKDEIDQLQGFGTDIEKYVGEMRDKFISGDEPLSEWDSYVTEIEKMGLEEYIKIKSAALERKVGGDDE